A stretch of Prunus dulcis chromosome 6, ALMONDv2, whole genome shotgun sequence DNA encodes these proteins:
- the LOC117630719 gene encoding 8-hydroxygeraniol dehydrogenase-like, translating into MAKSPEEEHPVKAFGWAARDTSGHLSPFNFSRRATGDEDVRFKVLYCGICHSDLHSIKNEWGFSVYPMVPGHEIVGEVTEVGSKVKKVKVGDKVGVGCMVGACHACDNCNNDLENYCPKMVLTYNSVYTDGTLTYGGYSDSMVANEHYIVRFPENMPLDAGAPLLCAGITVYSPLKYFGLAEPGKHVGIVGLGGLGHVGVKFAKALGAKVTVISTSPSKKDEALNQLGAHSFLVSSDQDQMQAAMGTLDGIIDTVSAVHPIVPLIGLLKSHGKLILLGAPEKPLELPVFPLIVGRKVLAGSGIGGMKETQEMIDFAAKQNITAEIEVISMEYVNTAMERLAKNDVRYRFVIDVGNTLAATKS; encoded by the exons ATGGCAAAGTCCCCCGAAGAAGAGCATCCTGTGAAGGCCTTTGGCTGGGCTGCCAGAGACACATCTGGGCATCTCTCTCCCTTTAACTTCTCCAGAAG agCAACGGGTGATGAGGATGTGAGGTTTAAGGTGTTGTATTGTGGGATTTGCCACTCCGACCTTCACAGCATCAAGAATGAATGGGGCTTCTCTGTGTACCCTATGGTTCCGGG GCACGAGATTGTTGGGGAAGTGACAGAAGTGGGAAGCAAAGTGAAgaaagtgaaagtgggagaTAAAGTTGGTGTGGGTTGTATGGTTGGTGCTTGCCATGCCTGCGACAACTGCAACAACGACCTTGAAAACTACTGCCCCAAAATGGTGCTTACCTACAATTCCGTTTACACCGATGGAACACTCACATATGGAGGCTACTCGGATTCGATGGTCGCCAACGAGCACTACATCGTGCGTTTCCCTGAGAATATGCCACTGGATGCTGGTGCTCCTCTACTTTGTGCTGGGATCACAGTTTATAGTCCCTTGAAATATTTTGGCTTGGCAGAGCCAGGTAAGCATGTTGGCATTGTAGGGCTCGGTGGGCTTGGTCATGTGGGTGTCAAATTTGCAAAGGCACTTGGGGCAAAAGTGACTGTGATTAGTACTTCCCCTAGCAAGAAAGATGAAGCTTTGAATCAACTTGGTGCTCATTCATTCTTGGTTAGCAGCGACCAGGACCAAATGCAG GCTGCCATGGGCACATTGGATGGCATCATTGACACAGTCTCTGCTGTGCATCCCATTGTGCCATTGATTGGTCTTTTGAAGTCTCATGGGAAGCTTATTCTACTAGGTGCACCAGAAAAGCCACTTGAGCTCCCTGTGTTTCCTTTAATCGTGG GAAGGAAGGTGTTGGCGGGTAGTGGAATTGGAGGCATGAAGGAGACACAGGAGATGATTGATTTCGCCGCAAAACAGAACATAACGGCAGAGATTGAGGTAATTTCAATGGAGTATGTGAATACAGCGATGGAGCGTCTTGCTAAGAACGATGTTAGATACCGATTTGTAATCGATGTTGGGAACACCTTGGCTGCTACCAAGTCTTGA
- the LOC117632698 gene encoding probable rhamnogalacturonate lyase B isoform X1 — MELLFCLCIHGLLKMSFNLKQWSWVLGSFAMLALFSLSRDDHGSVRTPPVRRELRSVSRRDNTYNQMLSKTDNQVVLNNGLVQLTFSYPGGDVIGIKYKGIDNLLDIKNQPSNRGYWDLVWNKPGEKGGVDKLQGTRFKVVRETSDQIEISFTKTYSRSLGNASVPLNVDKRYIMQRGRSGFYAYSIFERLKGMPEVDMDQIRIVYKLQQDKFRYMAISDDRKRVMPTADDRANGLPLAYPEAVLLTNPSNPDFRGEVDDKYQYSSEDKDNKVHGWICKDPAVGFWIITPSDEFRTAGPFKQDLTSHVGPTALSMFVSTHYAGKEVGMTFQDGEAWRKVFGPVFIHLNSAPSSNEYLTLWENAKEQLVEEMQRWPYNFTQSKDFLSSDQRGSVAGQLLVRDRYRNKRLIWASSAYVGLAAPGNAGSWQKESKGYQFWTEANKQGYFLIKDVRPGNYSLYATVPGFIGDYKYEANITIEPGKEINLADLTYEPPRNGPTLWEIGIPDRSAAEFNVPDPSPTLMNQLYTNHTDKFRQYGLWERYSDLYPNHDLIYTVGTDNYPDDWFFAHVTRNKGNQTYEPTTWQIRFQLNKGANPGNYTLQLALASATNAEVQVRVNDWSANPPHFTTGLIGKDNAIARHGIHGLYWLFSVGLRNDRLQEGNNTIYLTQSRHKTTFDGIMYDYLRLEGPPQE, encoded by the exons ATGGAGCTATTGTTCTGCTTGTGTATTCAT GGGTTGTTGAAGATGTCATTTAACCTAAAGCAATGGAGCTGGGTTCTTGGGTCATTCGCAATGCTTGCCTTGTTTTCCTTGTCCCGTGACGATCACGGTTCCGTGAGGACCCCCCCAGTAAG AAGAGAACTAAGGAGCGTTTCTAGACGAGATAATACGTACAATCAGATGCTATCGAAGACTGATAATCAG GTGGTGCTTAATAATGGCCTTGTCCAACTCACTTTTTCTTATCCCGGAGGAGACGTCATTGGAATCAAGTACAAGGGAATTGATAACTTGCTTGACATCAAGAACCAGCCAAGCAATAGAGG GTACTGGGATCTTGTCTGGAACAAGCCAGGAGAAAAAGGTGGTGTGGACAA GCTACAAGGAACAAGATTTAAAGTTGTTAGAGAGACGTCAGATCAAATAGAGATTTCTTTTACTAAAACCTACAGTCGTTCCCTCGGTAACGCCTCAGTTCCCTTGAATGTTGACAAAAG GTACATAATGCAGCGCGGTCGCTCTGGGTTTTATGCCTACTCCATTTTCGAGCGCCTCAAAGGGATGCCGGAGGTAGATATGGATCAAATTAGAATTGTTTACAAGCTTCAACAAGACAA ATTTCGGTACATGGCTATATCTGACGACAGGAAAAGGGTCATGCCAACAGCCGATGACCGTGCAAATGGTCTGCCCCTTGCCTATCCCGAAGCTGTTCTTTTAACCAATCCCAGCAATCCTGACTTTAGAGGAGAG GTGGATGACAAATACCAATACTCAAGTGAGGACAAAGATAACAAGGTCCATGGTTGGATTTGTAAAGACCCAGCTGTGGGCTTCTGGATCATCACACCCAGTGATGAGTTCCGTACCGCTGGGCCCTTCAAGCAGGACCTCACCTCCCATGTGGGCCCAACTGCCCTCTCT ATGTTTGTCAGTACCCATTATGCTGGGAAGGAAGTTGGAATGACATTTCAAGATGGTGAGGCATGGAGGAAAGTTTTTGGGCCAGTCTTTATCCATCTCAATTCAGCTCCAAGCTCAAATGAATATCTCACACTCTGGGAAAACGCTAAAGAGCAG TTGGTTGAAGAAATGCAAAGATGGCCATACAATTTCACTCAATCAAAAGACTTTCTCAGCTCTGATCAGCGTGGATCCGTTGCCGGTCAATTACTAGTTCGGGATCG GTACAGGAATAAGAGGCTTATTTGGGCAAGCTCCGCTTATGTGGGATTGGCTGCACCTGGAAATGCAGGATCATGGCAAAAGGAAAGCAAG GGTTATCAGTTCTGGACTGAAGCCAACAAACAAGGTTATTTCCTCATTAAAGATGTTCGACCTGGGAACTATAGCTTGTATGCAACTGTTCCTGGCTTTATTGGGGATTACAAATATGAGGCTAATATTACAATTGAACCAG gaaaagaaattaatttggCTGATCTTACTTACGAACCTCCAAGAAATGGCCCAACCCTGTGGGAAATCGGCATCCCGGATCGATCAGCTGCTGAGTTCAACGTACCAGATCCGTCTCCAACCCTTATGAACCAATTGTACACCAATCACACAGACAA GTTTAGGCAATACGGCTTGTGGGAACGATACTCAGATTTATACCCTAACCATGATCTCATCTACACCGTTGGTACTGACAATTACCCTGATGATTGGTTCTTCGCTCATGTGACCAG GAACAAAGGAAATCAAACGTATGAACCAACCACATGGCAAATTCGATTTCAACTTAATAAGGGGGCGAATCCTGGAAATTATACACTGCAATTGGCATTGGCCTCAGCCACTAATGCAGAAGTGCAG GTTCGGGTTAACGATTGGAGCGCAAACCCACCTCATTTTACAACAGGGCTAATCGGGAAGGACAATGCCATAGCAAGACATGGAATTCATGGTTTGTACTGGTTGTTCAGTGTTGGTCTACGAAACGATCGGCTACAAGAAGGAAACAACACCATCTATCTTACTCAGTCAAGACACAAGACAACTTTCGACGGCATCATGTATGACTATCTGCGATTAGAAGGACCTCCTCAAGAGTGA
- the LOC117630081 gene encoding probable mannitol dehydrogenase — MAKAPEQEHPVKAFGWAARDSTSGHLSPFNFSRRATGDEDVRFKVLFCGICHSDLHSIKNDWGFSIYPIVPGHEIVGEVTEVGSKVKKVKVGEKVGVGVMVGACDSCESCNNHLENYCPKMILTYGAIYHDGTITYGGYSDTMVASERYIVRFPENMPLDAGAPLLCAGITVYSPLKYFGLGEPGKHVGIVGLGGLGHVGVKFAKALGAKVTVISTSPSKKDEALNHLGADEFLVSRDQDQLQAAMGTFDGIIDTVSAVHPIVPLIGLLKSHGKLILVGAPEKPLELPVFPLITGRKIVAGSGIGGTKETQEMIDFAAKHNITAEIELISMDYLNTALDRLAKNDVRYRFVIDIGNTLAATKP, encoded by the exons ATGGCAAAGGCACCAGAACAAGAACATCCTGTTAAGGCATTTGGCTGGGCTGCCAGAGACAGCACATCGGGGCATCTCTCTCCCTTTAACTTCTCCAGAAG GGCAACAGGTGATGAGGACGTGCGGTTTAAGGTGTTGTTCTGTGGCATATGCCACTCTGACCTTCACAGCATCAAGAATGATTGGGGCTTCTCTATATACCCTATAGTTCCTGG GCACGAGATTGTGGGTGAAGTGACAGAAGTGGGAAGCAAGGTGAAGAAAGTAAAAGTGGGAGAAAAAGTGGGCGTAGGTGTGATGGTTGGTGCTTGTGATTCATGCGAGAGCTGCAACAACCACCTTGAAAATTACTGCCCCAAAATGATACTTACCTACGGCGCCATTTACCACGACGGAACAATAACTTATGGAGGCTACTCAGACACAATGGTTGCCAGTGAGCGTTACATTGTGCGTTTCCCTGAGAACATGCCACTGGATGCTGGCGCTCCTCTGCTTTGTGCTGGGATCACAGTCTATAGCCCCTTGAAATATTTTGGTTTAGGAGAACCTGGGAAGCATGTTGGCATTGTAGGCCTTGGCGGGCTTGGTCATGTTGGAGTGAAATTTGCCAAGGCCCTCGGGGCAAAGGTGACTGTGATTAGTACCTCCCCTAGCAAGAAAGATGAAGCTTTGAACCATTTGGGTGCTGATGAGTTTTTAGTTAGCCGTGACCAGGATCAATTGCAG GCTGCCATGGGCACATTTGATGGCATCATTGACACAGTTTCTGCTGTGCATCCCATTGTTCCCCTGATTGGCCTTTTGAAGTCACATGGGAAGCTTATTCTGGTGGGTGCACCGGAAAAGCCACTAGAGCTGCCTGTGTTTCCATTAATCACGG GAAGGAAGATAGTGGCGGGTAGTGGAATTGGAGGGACTAAGGAAACTCAGGAGATGATTGATTTCGCAGCAAAACACAACATAACAGCAGAAATTGAACTTATTTCAATGGATTATTTGAATACAGCATTGGATCGTCTCGCGAAAAATGACGTTAGATACCGATTTGTGATTGACATTGGAAACACTTTGGCTGCTACCAAGCCTTGA
- the LOC117632698 gene encoding probable rhamnogalacturonate lyase B isoform X2 — MKGLLKMSFNLKQWSWVLGSFAMLALFSLSRDDHGSVRTPPVRRELRSVSRRDNTYNQMLSKTDNQVVLNNGLVQLTFSYPGGDVIGIKYKGIDNLLDIKNQPSNRGYWDLVWNKPGEKGGVDKLQGTRFKVVRETSDQIEISFTKTYSRSLGNASVPLNVDKRYIMQRGRSGFYAYSIFERLKGMPEVDMDQIRIVYKLQQDKFRYMAISDDRKRVMPTADDRANGLPLAYPEAVLLTNPSNPDFRGEVDDKYQYSSEDKDNKVHGWICKDPAVGFWIITPSDEFRTAGPFKQDLTSHVGPTALSMFVSTHYAGKEVGMTFQDGEAWRKVFGPVFIHLNSAPSSNEYLTLWENAKEQLVEEMQRWPYNFTQSKDFLSSDQRGSVAGQLLVRDRYRNKRLIWASSAYVGLAAPGNAGSWQKESKGYQFWTEANKQGYFLIKDVRPGNYSLYATVPGFIGDYKYEANITIEPGKEINLADLTYEPPRNGPTLWEIGIPDRSAAEFNVPDPSPTLMNQLYTNHTDKFRQYGLWERYSDLYPNHDLIYTVGTDNYPDDWFFAHVTRNKGNQTYEPTTWQIRFQLNKGANPGNYTLQLALASATNAEVQVRVNDWSANPPHFTTGLIGKDNAIARHGIHGLYWLFSVGLRNDRLQEGNNTIYLTQSRHKTTFDGIMYDYLRLEGPPQE; from the exons ATGAAG GGGTTGTTGAAGATGTCATTTAACCTAAAGCAATGGAGCTGGGTTCTTGGGTCATTCGCAATGCTTGCCTTGTTTTCCTTGTCCCGTGACGATCACGGTTCCGTGAGGACCCCCCCAGTAAG AAGAGAACTAAGGAGCGTTTCTAGACGAGATAATACGTACAATCAGATGCTATCGAAGACTGATAATCAG GTGGTGCTTAATAATGGCCTTGTCCAACTCACTTTTTCTTATCCCGGAGGAGACGTCATTGGAATCAAGTACAAGGGAATTGATAACTTGCTTGACATCAAGAACCAGCCAAGCAATAGAGG GTACTGGGATCTTGTCTGGAACAAGCCAGGAGAAAAAGGTGGTGTGGACAA GCTACAAGGAACAAGATTTAAAGTTGTTAGAGAGACGTCAGATCAAATAGAGATTTCTTTTACTAAAACCTACAGTCGTTCCCTCGGTAACGCCTCAGTTCCCTTGAATGTTGACAAAAG GTACATAATGCAGCGCGGTCGCTCTGGGTTTTATGCCTACTCCATTTTCGAGCGCCTCAAAGGGATGCCGGAGGTAGATATGGATCAAATTAGAATTGTTTACAAGCTTCAACAAGACAA ATTTCGGTACATGGCTATATCTGACGACAGGAAAAGGGTCATGCCAACAGCCGATGACCGTGCAAATGGTCTGCCCCTTGCCTATCCCGAAGCTGTTCTTTTAACCAATCCCAGCAATCCTGACTTTAGAGGAGAG GTGGATGACAAATACCAATACTCAAGTGAGGACAAAGATAACAAGGTCCATGGTTGGATTTGTAAAGACCCAGCTGTGGGCTTCTGGATCATCACACCCAGTGATGAGTTCCGTACCGCTGGGCCCTTCAAGCAGGACCTCACCTCCCATGTGGGCCCAACTGCCCTCTCT ATGTTTGTCAGTACCCATTATGCTGGGAAGGAAGTTGGAATGACATTTCAAGATGGTGAGGCATGGAGGAAAGTTTTTGGGCCAGTCTTTATCCATCTCAATTCAGCTCCAAGCTCAAATGAATATCTCACACTCTGGGAAAACGCTAAAGAGCAG TTGGTTGAAGAAATGCAAAGATGGCCATACAATTTCACTCAATCAAAAGACTTTCTCAGCTCTGATCAGCGTGGATCCGTTGCCGGTCAATTACTAGTTCGGGATCG GTACAGGAATAAGAGGCTTATTTGGGCAAGCTCCGCTTATGTGGGATTGGCTGCACCTGGAAATGCAGGATCATGGCAAAAGGAAAGCAAG GGTTATCAGTTCTGGACTGAAGCCAACAAACAAGGTTATTTCCTCATTAAAGATGTTCGACCTGGGAACTATAGCTTGTATGCAACTGTTCCTGGCTTTATTGGGGATTACAAATATGAGGCTAATATTACAATTGAACCAG gaaaagaaattaatttggCTGATCTTACTTACGAACCTCCAAGAAATGGCCCAACCCTGTGGGAAATCGGCATCCCGGATCGATCAGCTGCTGAGTTCAACGTACCAGATCCGTCTCCAACCCTTATGAACCAATTGTACACCAATCACACAGACAA GTTTAGGCAATACGGCTTGTGGGAACGATACTCAGATTTATACCCTAACCATGATCTCATCTACACCGTTGGTACTGACAATTACCCTGATGATTGGTTCTTCGCTCATGTGACCAG GAACAAAGGAAATCAAACGTATGAACCAACCACATGGCAAATTCGATTTCAACTTAATAAGGGGGCGAATCCTGGAAATTATACACTGCAATTGGCATTGGCCTCAGCCACTAATGCAGAAGTGCAG GTTCGGGTTAACGATTGGAGCGCAAACCCACCTCATTTTACAACAGGGCTAATCGGGAAGGACAATGCCATAGCAAGACATGGAATTCATGGTTTGTACTGGTTGTTCAGTGTTGGTCTACGAAACGATCGGCTACAAGAAGGAAACAACACCATCTATCTTACTCAGTCAAGACACAAGACAACTTTCGACGGCATCATGTATGACTATCTGCGATTAGAAGGACCTCCTCAAGAGTGA